A single region of the Fusarium keratoplasticum isolate Fu6.1 chromosome 7, whole genome shotgun sequence genome encodes:
- a CDS encoding NPP1 domain protein, protein MASPAPVDAGHANLHKRAQERNHDSIQPIASNWAQDSVGRALKQYQPSLLSVEGCWAFPAVDQEGNWSGGLEPSGGKTGGCSRSTGQTYARGAWHREKFGMMYCWYFPKDQTDSPVPRGHRHDWECAIVWISNPDRPQLQGISTSAHGGWKRWDKVNPWNVRGDAFKVKYFQDIKVVGTHSLDITGDDGGGFAPLIQYELLPAAARNSLNTVNWESATFMMKDPLFRKNLEAAYPFAKNGPCKQC, encoded by the coding sequence ATGGCATCCCCGGCCCCTGTGGACGCAGGGCACGCAAACCTGCACAAGCGAGCTCAAGAGCGAAACCACGACTCTATTCAACCTATTGCATCGAACTGGGCTCAGGATTCTGTCGGCCGAGCCTTGAAACAGTACCAACCTTCACTGCTTTCTGTTGAAGGCTGCTGGGCATTCCCCGCCGTCGACCAGGAGGGAAACTGGAGCGGTGGTCTGGAACCGTCGGGCGGCAAGACCGGCGGCTGCTCCCGCAGCACGGGACAGACCTATGCCCGTGGTGCCTGGCATAGAGAAAAGTTTGGAATGATGTACTGCTGGTACTTCCCGAAGGACCAGACTGATTCCCCGGTCCCCAGGGGACACCGCCATGACTGGGAATGCGCCATTGTCTGGATCAGCAACCCTGACCGGCCTCAGCTTCAAGGAATATCGACTTCGGCGCACGGTGgctggaagagatgggaCAAGGTTAACCCCTGGAATGTCCGCGGCGATGCCTTCAAAGTCAAGTACTTCCAGGACATCAAGGTTGTCGGAACCCACTCTCTTGATATTACTggggatgatggcggcggttTTGCCCCTCTCATTCAGTATGAACTGctgcctgctgctgcccgGAACTCTTTGAACACTGTCAACTGGGAGTCCGCCACCTTCATGATGAAGGATCCTCTTTTCCGCAAGAACCTTGAGGCTGCGTACCCTTTTGCCAAGAACGGCCCTTGTAAGCAGTGCTAA
- a CDS encoding Carboxylic ester hydrolase encodes MTMASLCSPGALAAPKFFGGHVLNFDVNLVESYNTTAISMLYYGHPTVKVENVSFCNITVTYTHPGQNDTIHVETWLPLDNYNGRLQSVGGGGWVAGRYPPSYTAMSGAIGEGYATSTTDAGLKMQPDMEPDSWALTSEGNPNLYALNNLGSVSLNDQAIIAKQLIKHFYGQGPEYSYWNGCSQGGRQGMMLAQRFPNAYDGIHASAPAIYWNQLFGSAFWAQFLMNDMEYYPYPCEIKAITDAAVKACDGLDGVMDGIIADEASCRFDPLSVAGTSFNCSDTSKEMKISKEAAILAKATWAGPRTKDGKFLWYGPNIGSQLSGSTTALTNDIGLAMTECSNGTCTGVPVGLGEVWWKYYIKSDPDWSYTNVTHEEYESYFRSAIQRYDSIIGTSDPDLSAFHKTGGKILGYHGMSDQIIPVKDTEHYYNQVSRKVPKVHDFYRMFEVPGLLHCSGGPGGQPSNTFDALRAWVENGTVPNTLEHHYVDVDGENQNRLLCPYPKKAQLKRKAKGKKTVESDDFECIES; translated from the exons ATGACTATGGCTTCCCTCTGCTCGCCTGGCGCACTTGCGGCGCCCAAATTCTTTGGAGGCCATGTCCTCAACTTCGATGTCAACTTGGTCGAAAGCTACAACACGACAGCCATCTCTATGCTCTACTATGGCCACCCGACAGTCAAGGTTGAAAATGTGAGCTTCTGCAACATCACAGTAACCTACACGCACCCCGGCCAAAATGACACCATTCACGTCGAGACATGGCTGCCTCTGGATAATTACAACGGCAGGCTCCAGTCCGTTGGCGGCGGTGGTTGGGTAGCTGGTCGATATCCGCCCAGTTACACTGCCATGAGCGGTGCTATCGGGGAAGGCTATGCTACCAGCACCACGGATGCTGGACTGAAGATGCAGCCAGACATGGAGCCAGACAGTTGGGCCTTGACCAGCGAGGGTAACCCAAACCTCTACGCCCTCAACAACCTCGGATCTGTGTCTCTCAATGACCAG GCTATCATTGCAAAGCAGTTGATCAAGCACTTCTATGGCCAGGGACCAGAGTATTCATACTGGAATGGTTGCTCCCAGGGCGGCAGGCAGGGCATGATGCTTGCGCAGAGGTTCCCCAATGCCTACGACGGCATCCATGCTAGTGCCCCAGCCATTTACTGGAACCAGCTGTTTGGGTCTGCCTTCTGGGCGCAGTTCCTCATGAACGACATGGAATACTATCCGTATCCTtgcgagatcaaggccattACTGATGCCGCAGTCAAGGCTTGTGATGGACTTGATGGCGtcatggatggcatcatcgCTGACGAAGCCTCTTGTCGATTTGACCCTCTTTCTGTTGCTGGGACATCTTTCAACTGTTCCGATACCAGCAAGGAGATGAAAATCTCCAAGGAGGCCGCTATCCTAGCCAAGGCGACATGGGCAGGTCCAAGGACTAAGGACGGCAAGTTCCTTTGGTACGGCCCCAATATCGGTAGCCAGCTGAGTGGATCTACCACGGCGTTGACCAACGATATTGGCCTTGCCATGACTGAATGTTCGAATGGCACATGCACTGGCGTGCCTGTGGGACTGGGCGAAGTTTGGTGGAAATACTACATCAAGTCTGATCCCGACTGGTCTTATACGAACGTGACGCACGAGGAATACGAATCCTACTTTCGTTCCGCGATACAGCGTTATGACTCCATCATTGGGACGAGCGATCCTGATCTGAGTGCTTTCCATAAGACAGGAGGAAAAATCCTTGGTTATCACGGCATG AGCGATCAGATCATTCCCGTCAAAGACACAGAGCACTACTACAATCAGGTTTCCCGCAAGGTACCTAAAGTTCACGATTTCTACCGAATGTTTGAGGTTCCAGGACTCCTTCACTGCTCCGGCGGCCCGGGAGGTCAGCCCAGCAACACATTTGACGCCCTTAGAGCCTGGGTCGAGAACGGGACAGTCCCAAACACTCTTGAGCACCACTATGTTGACGTTGACGGAGAGAATCAAAACCGCTTGCTTTGTCCGTATCCGAAAAAGGCTCAGCTCAAGCGAAAGGCAAAAGGGAAGAAGACCGTTGAGAGCGACGACTTTGAGTGCATCGAGTCATGA